In Scylla paramamosain isolate STU-SP2022 chromosome 29, ASM3559412v1, whole genome shotgun sequence, a genomic segment contains:
- the LOC135115300 gene encoding ribosome maturation protein SBDS-like: MSRSGGKIFTPTNQIRLTNIAVVRVKKAGKRFEIACYKNKVLSWRQKVEKDLDEVLQSETVFTNVSKGQVAKKEELLKCFKTEDQRAICLEILEKGELQVSDKERHANQEASVKEIASIVSDKCINPETKTPYTVSMIESAMRDIHFSLNPKRNNKQQALDVIKQLAPVIPIQRAQMKIRMTIPAKEAKKLREKVSQYITIESEAFEPDLNLVGLIDPGHFRTLEEAIIGPTKGRASIEVLSLKEMTDTGDSALT, translated from the exons ATGAGTAGGAGCGGGGGGAAGATCTTCACACCCACTAACCAGATTCGCCTCACCAACATAGCTGTGGTGAGGGTGAAAAAGGCGGGCAAAAGGTTCGAAATTGCCTGCTACAAAAATAAAGTTCTCAGCTGGCGACAGAAAGT GGAGAAGGACTTGGACGAGGTGCTGCAGAGTGAGACAGTCTTCACCAATGTGTCAAAGGGTCAGGTGGCCAAGAAGGAGGAGCTGCTTAAATGCTTCAAGACAGAGGACCAGCGGGCA ATATGCCTGGAGATCCTGGAGAAGGGAGAGCTGCAGGTGTCAGACAAGGAGCGCCATGCCAACCAGGAAGCCTCAGTGAAGGAGATCGCCTCTATTGtgtctg ACAAGTGCATCAACCCAGAGACCAAGACGCCCTACACAGTGTCCATGATTGAGAGCGCCATGCGGGACATCCATTTCTCCCTCAACCCAAAACGCAACAACAAACAGCAGGCACTTGACGTCATCAAGCAGCTCGCCccg GTGATCCCCATCCAACGTGCCCAGATGAAGATTCGCATGACCATCCCCGCCAAGGAGGCCAAGAAGCTGAGGGAAAAAGTGTCACAGTACATCACCATAGAATCTGAAGCCTTTGAGCCGGACCTTAACTTG GTGGGTCTCATTGATCCTGGCCACTTCCGCACCCTGGAGGAGGCCATCATTGGCCCCACCAAAGGCCGTGCATCCATTGAAGTGCTGAGCCTGAAGGAGATGACGGACACTGGCGACTCAGCCCTCACTTAA